The Chryseobacterium aureum genome contains a region encoding:
- a CDS encoding type IA DNA topoisomerase, which translates to MKLCIAEKPSVARDIAKVLGATTPKQGYMEGNGYCVTWTFGHLCTLKEPHDYGPQFKSWNLFSLPIIPNSFGIKLIPNKGVENQFKVIEKLVEECDEVINCGDAGQEGELIQRWVLQKAKCNKPIQRLWISSLTEDAIKEGFASLKPAEDYKNLYLAGNARAIGDWLLGINATRLFTKKFGGNKAVLSIGRVQTPTLAMLVQRQKEIDAFTTEEYWELKTKYRDVIFNAAIDRLKTLERAEKGLEYLKVNPFEIVSFEIKEGKEKNPRLFDLTGLQVEANKKYGYSAENTLNYVQSLYEKKHVTYPRVDTTYLSDSLYPKIAGILQKMYPYQDLIAPLLEAPIPKSKAVFDDTKVTDHHAIIPTEIPPSQNLSREEKLIYDLIAKRFIAVFYPECKISNTLVEGKVGTIPFKTSGRQVLEAGWRAVYAKEPKEETTDKEKEKEEEQTIPEFIVGETGPHDPMIHQGKTTPPKPYTEATLLRAMETAGKQVEDEELREMLKNNGIGRPSTRANIIETLFKRKYIEKKRKNLIATQTGIQLIDTIEDELLKSPELTGEWESKLRKIEKGEYEANLFKEELIQMVTELTEKVVYGKGKVITLQEEQKEEVKEKKKREPAQKKELQSWDETKCPKCKEHHLIKGKTAVGCSDFKNCGFKITFEILGKKLSDKQLLDLVLKGKTSKLKGFTTHPEAIAEGILTLSDDFQVQLS; encoded by the coding sequence ATGAAATTATGTATTGCCGAGAAACCCAGTGTTGCCAGAGATATCGCCAAAGTATTGGGCGCTACCACGCCTAAGCAGGGCTATATGGAAGGGAACGGCTATTGCGTAACATGGACGTTCGGCCACCTTTGTACCCTGAAAGAACCTCATGATTACGGTCCGCAGTTCAAATCCTGGAATCTTTTTTCACTGCCGATTATTCCTAATAGTTTTGGAATCAAGCTGATCCCGAATAAAGGGGTGGAAAATCAATTCAAAGTCATTGAAAAACTAGTTGAAGAATGTGATGAGGTCATTAACTGCGGGGATGCCGGGCAGGAGGGAGAACTCATTCAGCGCTGGGTATTGCAGAAAGCAAAATGTAACAAACCCATTCAGCGTTTATGGATTTCTTCATTGACGGAAGATGCTATTAAAGAAGGTTTTGCGAGCTTAAAACCTGCAGAAGATTACAAAAACCTGTATCTGGCAGGAAATGCAAGAGCCATAGGAGACTGGTTACTGGGAATCAATGCAACAAGACTCTTTACCAAGAAATTTGGAGGCAATAAAGCCGTTCTTTCCATTGGAAGGGTGCAGACCCCTACACTGGCCATGCTGGTGCAGCGTCAGAAAGAAATTGATGCCTTTACTACAGAAGAGTATTGGGAACTGAAAACCAAATACCGTGACGTGATTTTCAATGCAGCCATTGACCGTTTAAAAACGTTGGAACGTGCTGAGAAAGGACTGGAATACCTTAAAGTAAATCCTTTTGAGATCGTTTCTTTCGAAATTAAAGAAGGAAAAGAAAAAAATCCACGGCTTTTCGATTTGACCGGACTTCAGGTAGAAGCCAATAAAAAATACGGGTATTCAGCAGAAAATACCTTGAATTATGTGCAAAGCCTTTACGAAAAGAAGCACGTAACCTATCCTCGTGTGGATACGACCTACTTATCAGACAGTTTATATCCGAAAATTGCAGGAATTCTTCAGAAAATGTATCCTTATCAGGATCTCATTGCTCCACTACTGGAAGCTCCGATTCCAAAATCAAAAGCGGTTTTTGATGATACCAAAGTAACTGATCACCATGCCATCATTCCTACAGAAATTCCACCTTCTCAGAATCTGAGCAGGGAAGAAAAACTGATTTATGATCTGATCGCCAAACGTTTTATCGCCGTTTTTTACCCGGAATGTAAAATTTCCAATACTTTGGTAGAAGGAAAAGTAGGAACCATTCCTTTCAAAACCAGCGGAAGACAGGTTCTTGAAGCAGGATGGAGAGCTGTGTATGCCAAAGAGCCTAAAGAAGAAACCACTGATAAGGAAAAAGAAAAAGAGGAAGAACAGACCATTCCTGAATTTATTGTAGGAGAAACCGGCCCTCATGATCCCATGATCCATCAGGGAAAAACAACTCCTCCGAAACCCTACACCGAAGCAACTCTGCTGAGAGCCATGGAAACCGCAGGAAAACAGGTAGAAGATGAAGAGCTGCGTGAAATGCTGAAGAATAACGGGATCGGAAGACCTTCCACCCGTGCCAACATCATCGAAACCCTTTTCAAAAGAAAATATATTGAGAAGAAAAGAAAAAACCTGATCGCTACCCAAACCGGAATCCAGCTGATTGATACCATTGAAGATGAGCTGCTAAAAAGCCCGGAACTGACCGGAGAATGGGAATCCAAACTTCGTAAAATTGAAAAAGGAGAGTATGAAGCCAATCTTTTCAAAGAAGAACTGATCCAAATGGTGACAGAACTCACTGAAAAAGTGGTGTACGGAAAAGGAAAAGTGATCACCCTTCAGGAAGAACAAAAAGAAGAAGTAAAAGAGAAGAAAAAAAGAGAACCCGCACAGAAAAAAGAACTGCAGTCCTGGGATGAAACAAAATGCCCGAAATGCAAAGAACACCATCTGATCAAAGGAAAAACGGCAGTAGGCTGCTCCGATTTCAAAAACTGCGGCTTTAAGATCACCTTTGAAATTTTGGGTAAAAAATTATCAGATAAACAGCTTTTAGACCTTGTTTTAAAAGGAAAAACTTCAAAATTAAAAGGCTTCACCACCCATCCGGAAGCCATCGCAGAAGGTATTTTGACCTTGAGTGATGACTTTCAGGTACAACTAAGCTAA
- a CDS encoding M17 family peptidase N-terminal domain-containing protein — MKNTLKQSLVITALALSTLTFAQTTAAAPAKTTAIGTSKTWGTVDGISMVGLVQGPSSADAQLQVACVFEYTDNDIHSAQALPAKLNGLVHLDEALKGELTNIRKTGQFLGHSLETILITPPAGSMPAKKLLLIGLGDRNQFTPDLMISVGEVAAREAMRLGVTNFAFASDLKDAGIDSPTALVAGNVVRGIVHANRAENYLKEHKLSTTKKLEKVYLLAGPAFFETAGGGISDAISEVKKK; from the coding sequence ATGAAAAATACACTAAAACAATCACTGGTAATTACAGCTTTAGCATTATCTACACTAACCTTTGCACAGACAACAGCTGCAGCTCCTGCAAAAACCACAGCCATCGGAACTTCCAAAACCTGGGGAACCGTAGACGGAATCTCCATGGTAGGACTGGTACAGGGACCATCGTCTGCTGATGCACAGCTTCAGGTAGCCTGTGTCTTCGAATATACAGATAATGATATCCACAGCGCTCAGGCATTACCCGCCAAATTGAACGGACTGGTTCACCTGGATGAAGCTTTAAAAGGAGAACTGACGAACATCAGAAAAACAGGTCAGTTTTTAGGGCATTCTTTGGAAACTATTTTAATAACACCACCTGCCGGATCCATGCCAGCAAAGAAACTATTATTGATCGGTTTAGGAGACCGCAATCAATTTACTCCGGATTTAATGATTTCTGTAGGAGAAGTTGCCGCCCGTGAAGCCATGAGGTTAGGCGTTACCAATTTTGCATTCGCCAGCGACCTGAAAGATGCCGGAATAGATTCACCCACCGCTTTGGTAGCGGGAAATGTAGTAAGAGGAATTGTACATGCCAACCGCGCTGAAAATTACCTGAAAGAGCACAAACTTTCCACTACAAAAAAATTAGAAAAAGTATATCTTCTGGCTGGTCCTGCCTTCTTTGAAACCGCAGGCGGAGGAATTTCCGATGCCATTTCAGAAGTAAAAAAGAAATAA
- a CDS encoding alginate export family protein, which translates to MKKLIVIVLFLQVFIPFQLSAQFKLMRFDEDYASYKDSAKTFYNSIKYIPIAEKSNNYLSLGGEARLEFVDFNNEDWGRMGIGSNPFLIQRYTIHADLHLGSRVRIFGQVRSAWENGRKNGPRPIDEDHLNIQNLFIDVDILKNDKEKLTVRAGRQELDYGSGRLISVREGPNLRLYFDGLKFMYRRGNFRSDAFMMAASEINPGALDNKSSKSINLWGSYNTWMIPRSGNLEFYYLGIHRKDVRFEDGLSDENRHTFGGRFWKYGGGFIYNFEAAYQFGNFNKGNISAWTASADIGYMFENAKGKPTINLRNDYISGDSNKGDGTLGTFNPLYPKGGYFGFNPQIGPVNLIDIHPYATIDLGKKITVQADVVFNWRYAAQDGIYRPSGTLNLPSSNSKKRYIGTAFLGSFNYKINPFLTFNTGIQYFNTGAFINDVIENHKDGLFINSRIVFKF; encoded by the coding sequence ATGAAAAAGCTGATTGTCATCGTACTGTTTCTCCAGGTTTTCATTCCCTTTCAGCTTTCTGCTCAGTTTAAGCTGATGAGGTTTGATGAAGATTATGCTTCCTATAAAGACTCTGCAAAAACTTTTTACAACTCCATCAAATACATACCCATTGCAGAAAAAAGTAACAATTATCTTTCACTGGGGGGAGAAGCAAGACTGGAATTTGTAGACTTTAATAATGAAGATTGGGGAAGAATGGGAATTGGAAGCAATCCTTTTCTGATCCAAAGATATACCATACATGCAGATCTGCATCTGGGCTCAAGAGTAAGAATTTTCGGGCAGGTGAGGAGTGCATGGGAAAATGGAAGGAAAAACGGTCCGAGACCTATTGACGAAGACCATTTGAATATTCAGAATCTTTTCATTGATGTTGATATTTTGAAAAATGATAAAGAAAAGCTGACCGTGCGTGCCGGGAGACAGGAACTTGATTATGGAAGCGGAAGACTGATCTCGGTAAGAGAGGGTCCGAACTTAAGACTGTATTTTGACGGATTGAAGTTCATGTACAGAAGAGGAAACTTCAGATCTGATGCCTTTATGATGGCCGCCAGCGAAATCAATCCGGGAGCATTGGATAACAAATCTTCAAAATCAATCAACCTTTGGGGAAGTTACAACACATGGATGATTCCCAGAAGCGGAAACCTTGAGTTTTATTACTTGGGAATTCATAGAAAAGACGTCCGTTTTGAAGATGGGCTTTCCGATGAGAACAGACATACTTTTGGCGGAAGATTCTGGAAATATGGAGGAGGTTTTATTTACAATTTTGAAGCAGCCTACCAGTTCGGGAATTTTAATAAAGGAAATATCAGCGCGTGGACGGCTTCTGCAGATATCGGATATATGTTTGAAAATGCAAAAGGAAAACCGACCATCAACCTTAGAAACGACTATATCTCAGGGGACAGCAATAAAGGAGACGGAACATTGGGAACGTTTAATCCGCTCTATCCCAAAGGAGGTTATTTCGGATTTAACCCCCAGATCGGTCCGGTAAATCTGATTGATATTCACCCTTATGCAACCATTGATCTGGGAAAAAAAATAACAGTGCAGGCAGACGTGGTTTTCAACTGGAGATATGCTGCACAGGACGGAATTTACAGACCCAGCGGAACGTTGAATTTACCCTCTTCCAACTCAAAAAAGAGATACATCGGAACCGCATTTCTAGGAAGTTTCAATTATAAGATCAATCCATTTTTAACCTTTAATACCGGAATACAGTATTTCAATACCGGAGCCTTTATCAATGATGTCATCGAAAACCACAAAGACGGACTCTTCATCAATTCCAGAATTGTATTTAAATTTTAA
- a CDS encoding DoxX family protein, with translation MKRLIHIITSTHPGRKITDAALLVFRILLSAELIIAHGLKKIGVGVSEAEQVPNPLHLPEAFNSLFADAANLVFPVFVIFGFFTRIAVLPILAVTLTGYFILHWNDALLIKDTPFMYSLCYLFLLCMGAGKYSVDHYLTKKSS, from the coding sequence ATGAAAAGGCTAATCCATATCATCACCAGCACCCATCCGGGAAGAAAAATAACAGATGCAGCACTTCTGGTATTCAGAATCTTACTTTCTGCAGAACTCATCATCGCTCACGGATTAAAAAAAATAGGAGTAGGTGTTTCAGAAGCAGAGCAGGTTCCGAACCCGCTTCACCTTCCCGAAGCATTCAACAGTCTTTTTGCAGATGCTGCCAACCTGGTATTTCCGGTGTTTGTGATCTTTGGTTTTTTCACAAGAATTGCTGTACTGCCGATTTTGGCAGTAACGCTTACAGGATATTTTATTCTTCACTGGAATGATGCATTATTGATAAAAGATACTCCTTTTATGTACAGTTTATGTTACCTTTTTTTACTGTGTATGGGAGCCGGGAAATATTCGGTGGATCATTATTTAACAAAGAAATCATCATGA
- a CDS encoding amidohydrolase: MKLLNILTLSSVLATGILHAQNADIIITNGKITTMDDKNPEVQAVAVKDHKILQVGTNSQILKLKSSHTKVIDAKGNRVIPGLFDSHLHVIRGGRFYNTELRWEGVKSLKRALEMLKEQAQRTPKGQWVRVIGGWNEYQFEEKRLPTLAEINDATGNVPTFIMYLYGKAWLNKAGLKELNINGDTPNPSQGLIEKDNNGDPTGLLVAEPNAFILYSTLAKLPELKEEEKVNSTLQYMTELNRLGVTAVMDAGGGFQNFPDDYGTTDKLNKEGKITVRLPYYLFAQKKGSELADYTKWIGMVEIDDHGHNGFNEIDYHVNGGGENLVSDGADFENFLFPRPELPATMEKNMKEVVNLLVKNKWPFRIHATYNESITRFLNVIEDVNKETPLNGLVWFIDHAETVTEDNMKRIKALGGGIAVQHRMAYQGESFIHRYGKKPALASPPVKKMLEMGIPVGLGTDGTRVASYNPWVALYWITTGKTIGGTQVMGKENTLDRKTALSLSTYGGYELIKDQQKGKIQKGYFADLTILDKDYFTVNDEEIKTITSKLTIVDGKVVYGDETYKTVAPAPLPVIPDWSPVKYYGGYQTK; this comes from the coding sequence ATGAAACTACTTAATATACTTACGCTTTCCTCAGTTTTGGCTACAGGAATTCTTCATGCTCAAAATGCTGATATCATCATTACAAACGGGAAGATAACCACTATGGATGATAAAAATCCGGAAGTACAGGCTGTTGCGGTAAAAGACCATAAAATTCTGCAGGTGGGAACCAATTCCCAGATTTTAAAATTAAAAAGCAGCCATACAAAAGTCATTGACGCCAAAGGAAACAGGGTAATTCCCGGATTGTTTGACAGCCATTTGCATGTAATCCGCGGAGGTAGATTTTACAATACGGAGCTTCGCTGGGAGGGTGTGAAATCTTTGAAAAGAGCGCTTGAAATGTTAAAGGAACAGGCTCAGAGAACTCCTAAAGGGCAGTGGGTAAGAGTCATCGGAGGCTGGAATGAATATCAGTTTGAAGAAAAACGTCTTCCTACACTGGCTGAAATTAATGATGCCACAGGAAATGTACCCACTTTCATCATGTATCTTTATGGGAAAGCCTGGCTAAATAAAGCCGGATTAAAAGAACTGAATATTAATGGAGATACTCCTAATCCTTCACAGGGTCTGATCGAGAAAGACAATAACGGAGATCCTACAGGATTACTGGTGGCAGAACCTAATGCATTTATTCTTTATTCAACATTGGCAAAACTGCCGGAGTTGAAAGAAGAAGAAAAAGTAAATTCAACCCTTCAGTATATGACCGAGCTGAACAGATTAGGGGTAACTGCGGTAATGGATGCAGGCGGAGGTTTTCAGAATTTCCCGGATGACTACGGAACAACCGATAAGCTTAATAAAGAAGGAAAAATTACCGTTCGTTTACCCTACTATTTATTCGCACAGAAAAAAGGTTCTGAGCTTGCAGATTATACCAAATGGATTGGTATGGTAGAGATTGATGATCATGGGCACAACGGGTTCAACGAAATCGACTATCATGTCAACGGAGGAGGAGAAAACCTGGTCTCAGACGGAGCCGATTTTGAAAACTTCCTTTTCCCAAGACCGGAACTTCCCGCTACCATGGAGAAAAATATGAAAGAAGTAGTAAACCTTTTGGTAAAAAATAAATGGCCGTTCAGAATTCATGCAACCTATAATGAAAGCATCACCAGATTTTTAAATGTTATTGAAGACGTTAACAAAGAAACTCCTTTGAATGGATTAGTCTGGTTTATTGATCACGCTGAAACGGTTACCGAAGACAATATGAAAAGAATCAAAGCATTGGGTGGAGGAATTGCAGTACAGCACAGAATGGCCTATCAGGGAGAAAGCTTTATTCACAGATATGGTAAGAAGCCGGCTTTGGCATCTCCTCCCGTAAAAAAGATGCTGGAAATGGGAATCCCTGTAGGACTGGGAACAGATGGAACCAGAGTGGCAAGCTATAATCCGTGGGTGGCTTTGTATTGGATCACTACAGGAAAAACAATAGGAGGAACTCAGGTGATGGGGAAAGAAAATACGCTGGACAGAAAAACAGCATTATCACTTTCTACCTACGGCGGTTATGAATTAATAAAAGATCAGCAGAAAGGAAAAATTCAAAAAGGATACTTTGCAGATCTTACCATTTTGGATAAAGATTACTTTACCGTCAATGATGAAGAAATCAAAACCATTACGTCAAAGCTAACCATTGTAGACGGAAAAGTAGTGTATGGAGACGAAACCTACAAAACAGTAGCTCCGGCGCCGCTTCCAGTGATTCCGGACTGGTCACCGGTAAAGTATTACGGAGGCTATCAGACAAAATAA
- a CDS encoding hydrolase translates to MKKLILSFAAGLLSLTASAQNPGKSLLNPSNHAVVLIDHEGQMAFATKSISMEELRNNVALVAGGSKIFNVPTVVTTVAEKSFSGPVFPEISEVYPEAASGYIDRTTMNTWEDVNAHKAITGKNKKKLVFAGLWTSVCIVGPVLSAIDEGYDVYVVTDASGDVSKEAHEQAVTRMVQAGAHPITSVQYVLELQRDWARKETYKPVNDLMKKHGGAYGIGIQYAQEMLKH, encoded by the coding sequence ATGAAAAAATTAATCCTATCATTTGCCGCTGGTTTATTATCCTTAACAGCATCCGCTCAAAACCCCGGAAAATCATTGCTAAATCCTTCCAATCATGCTGTAGTGCTTATCGATCATGAAGGTCAGATGGCTTTTGCAACCAAAAGCATCAGCATGGAAGAATTAAGAAATAATGTGGCACTTGTAGCAGGAGGATCAAAAATATTTAATGTTCCCACAGTAGTTACTACCGTAGCAGAAAAGTCATTCAGCGGACCGGTTTTTCCTGAAATTTCAGAAGTATATCCTGAAGCAGCAAGCGGGTATATAGACAGAACCACCATGAATACCTGGGAAGATGTGAATGCTCATAAAGCCATTACCGGAAAAAATAAAAAGAAACTGGTTTTTGCCGGATTATGGACCAGCGTATGTATTGTAGGACCTGTACTATCAGCTATTGATGAGGGGTATGATGTATACGTAGTAACAGATGCTTCAGGTGATGTTTCCAAAGAAGCCCACGAACAGGCAGTAACCCGTATGGTTCAGGCAGGTGCACATCCTATAACTTCTGTACAGTATGTATTGGAACTTCAGAGAGACTGGGCAAGAAAAGAAACATACAAGCCGGTAAATGATCTGATGAAAAAACATGGTGGTGCTTACGGTATTGGGATTCAGTATGCTCAGGAAATGTTAAAACACTAA
- a CDS encoding pirin family protein, producing MDRKDFLKKGLLGTGMFVASASLASAMKNDIDEIEPLEPIGYNHLPNTESKIKENSVIHRADSRGKADHGWLLSQHTFSFANYYNPERMHFGVLRVLNDDKVEAGKGFGTHPHDNMEIISIPLEGDLEHKDSMGNTAVIRSGDIQVMSAGTGIMHSEFNKNTDKLVKFLQIWIYPKKRNVTPRYDQITLDKTKSHNQFQQILSPNADDEGVWIHQDAWFHLGTFDQNKESRYQIRKKGNGLYVFMLKGAAQIGDEIIEERDGFGIWDIQEVNIKTLKEGTEILLMEVPMTM from the coding sequence ATGGACCGAAAAGATTTTTTAAAGAAAGGACTATTGGGAACAGGAATGTTTGTAGCATCAGCTTCTCTGGCAAGCGCTATGAAAAATGACATTGATGAGATCGAACCATTGGAACCGATCGGATACAATCATCTACCCAATACAGAATCAAAAATAAAAGAAAACTCCGTCATCCACAGAGCAGACTCAAGAGGAAAAGCAGATCACGGATGGCTGTTGAGCCAGCACACCTTCAGCTTTGCCAATTATTACAATCCTGAAAGAATGCACTTCGGAGTATTGAGAGTCCTGAATGATGATAAGGTGGAAGCCGGAAAAGGTTTCGGAACACATCCCCACGACAACATGGAAATCATCAGCATTCCTTTGGAAGGGGATCTTGAGCACAAAGACAGCATGGGAAACACCGCAGTGATCCGAAGCGGAGATATTCAGGTGATGAGTGCAGGAACCGGAATCATGCACAGCGAATTCAATAAGAATACGGATAAACTTGTAAAATTCCTTCAGATCTGGATCTATCCGAAAAAAAGAAATGTGACACCACGGTATGACCAGATTACTTTAGACAAAACAAAAAGCCATAACCAGTTTCAGCAGATTCTTTCTCCCAATGCGGATGATGAAGGTGTATGGATCCATCAGGATGCATGGTTTCACCTGGGAACTTTTGATCAGAATAAAGAATCCCGCTACCAGATCAGAAAGAAAGGAAACGGACTGTATGTTTTTATGCTCAAAGGAGCTGCCCAGATAGGCGATGAAATTATAGAAGAACGTGACGGATTCGGAATCTGGGATATTCAGGAGGTCAATATAAAAACACTTAAAGAAGGTACAGAAATTCTCCTGATGGAAGTACCTATGACAATGTAA
- a CDS encoding Crp/Fnr family transcriptional regulator, whose translation MFENILKNITRFISITPEEEKTFTDLLACQSFPKKTVLLREGEICQFEGYIHKGCVRMYCLDDNGSEVTLLFAIEDWWISDIASFQEQKPSKVYIETLEDSEIYMLNPSTKEKLLQEIPKFERVFRMLVQRNLATLQSRLVNTISKTASDRYLEFIKVYPSIPQRVAQYYIASYLGVSKEFVSTIRKRLASKEK comes from the coding sequence ATGTTCGAAAATATCCTCAAAAACATCACAAGATTTATCTCCATTACTCCTGAAGAAGAAAAAACTTTTACAGATCTGCTTGCGTGCCAGTCGTTTCCTAAAAAAACGGTGTTGCTCAGAGAAGGTGAAATCTGTCAGTTTGAAGGGTATATTCACAAAGGATGTGTGAGAATGTACTGTCTGGACGATAATGGTTCTGAAGTAACGCTGCTGTTTGCCATTGAAGACTGGTGGATCAGTGATATTGCCTCATTTCAGGAACAGAAACCCTCTAAAGTGTATATCGAAACCCTGGAAGATTCAGAAATTTATATGCTGAATCCTTCAACGAAAGAAAAATTATTGCAGGAGATTCCTAAATTCGAAAGAGTTTTCAGAATGCTTGTTCAGAGGAATCTGGCAACACTGCAGAGCCGGCTTGTTAATACCATTTCCAAAACTGCATCAGACCGGTACCTTGAATTCATCAAAGTATATCCATCCATCCCGCAAAGGGTAGCGCAGTATTATATTGCTTCTTATCTGGGAGTCTCGAAAGAATTTGTAAGCACTATCAGAAAGCGTCTGGCTTCAAAAGAAAAATAA
- a CDS encoding Na+/H+ antiporter: MHEQLLLILGLLLLVMMLVMLAQRIKIAYPIFLVLAGLGISLIPGVPVLKLDPDIIFLIFLPPLLYEAAWYTSWNDFWKWKRPISLLAFGLVFLTSLVVAYTSQMLIPGFTLALGFLLGGIVSPPDAVAATTVLKGLKVPKRTLAILEGESLINDASSLIVFRFALAAVMTGAFSIHEAAGQFFLVAGMGVVVGIAGAHIFYAIHRFLPTTPAIDAALTVMTPYILFLSTEHFHFSGVMAVVSGGLFMSFRAHEIFKTGTTRINMTGVWNTLIFVMNALVFVLIGLELPDIINGLGTISVMEGIKYGLIISLIVIVVRLLWIYPVAHLPRWLSEKARRDPSPGWKNPLIIGWAGMRGVVSLATALSIPVMMNSQAEFPMRNLIIFITFVVIFVTLVFQGLTLPLIIKLTKIKEIDPILPSHEQQAGIQMRLDKLAVHRLDKEYSEAVNSNGLLENLKKALQSDIKLHQNHLSSIEMCTNRQNDMEEYHKVMLDIFALQRKELFTMKREKLFSDDEIRKAESQLDLNELKITGNKHL, translated from the coding sequence ATGCACGAACAACTCCTTTTAATCCTTGGGCTTTTATTACTCGTTATGATGCTGGTTATGCTGGCACAGCGGATTAAAATTGCCTATCCTATCTTTCTGGTTCTTGCCGGATTGGGGATTAGCCTTATTCCCGGAGTTCCTGTTTTAAAGCTGGATCCTGATATTATATTTCTGATTTTTTTACCCCCTCTTTTATACGAAGCAGCCTGGTATACTTCATGGAATGATTTCTGGAAATGGAAACGTCCCATCAGCCTGCTGGCTTTCGGGCTTGTTTTTCTTACTTCTCTGGTCGTGGCATATACTTCGCAAATGCTGATTCCGGGATTTACGCTCGCATTGGGATTTTTATTGGGAGGAATTGTTTCACCACCAGATGCGGTGGCTGCCACTACAGTCTTAAAAGGATTAAAAGTACCGAAACGTACCCTTGCCATTCTGGAAGGAGAAAGCTTGATTAATGATGCCTCTTCACTGATTGTTTTCAGGTTTGCTCTCGCAGCAGTGATGACGGGCGCCTTCTCCATACACGAAGCGGCAGGACAGTTTTTTCTCGTTGCAGGAATGGGAGTTGTGGTCGGAATTGCAGGAGCCCATATTTTTTATGCCATTCATCGTTTTTTACCTACTACACCGGCTATTGATGCGGCACTGACGGTAATGACACCGTACATTCTCTTTCTTTCTACGGAACATTTTCACTTTTCGGGAGTGATGGCGGTTGTGAGCGGAGGATTATTTATGTCTTTCCGTGCCCATGAAATTTTTAAAACCGGAACCACAAGAATCAATATGACAGGAGTCTGGAATACCCTCATTTTTGTAATGAATGCCCTAGTCTTTGTATTAATAGGTCTTGAACTCCCTGATATTATCAATGGATTAGGCACTATTTCGGTAATGGAAGGTATCAAATATGGCTTAATTATAAGCTTAATCGTTATCGTTGTACGTCTTCTATGGATTTATCCGGTGGCCCACCTTCCAAGATGGCTGAGTGAAAAAGCCCGCCGCGATCCAAGCCCCGGATGGAAAAATCCCTTAATTATAGGATGGGCGGGTATGAGGGGAGTCGTTTCTCTGGCAACAGCCTTATCTATTCCGGTCATGATGAATTCACAGGCTGAATTTCCGATGAGAAACCTGATCATTTTTATCACCTTTGTGGTCATTTTTGTAACCTTGGTTTTTCAGGGGCTTACCTTGCCTTTAATCATTAAATTAACCAAAATAAAAGAGATTGATCCCATCCTTCCTTCTCATGAGCAGCAGGCTGGAATACAAATGAGGCTGGATAAGCTTGCCGTGCATCGGCTGGATAAAGAATACAGCGAAGCGGTGAATAGCAATGGCCTGCTGGAAAATCTTAAGAAGGCGCTGCAAAGTGATATCAAACTTCACCAGAATCATTTAAGCTCTATTGAAATGTGCACCAACAGACAAAATGATATGGAAGAATATCACAAGGTAATGCTGGATATATTTGCTTTACAGAGAAAAGAACTGTTTACAATGAAACGGGAAAAGCTATTCAGCGATGACGAGATCCGAAAGGCAGAATCACAGCTAGATCTGAATGAGCTGAAAATTACGGGGAATAAGCATTTGTAG
- a CDS encoding alpha/beta hydrolase, which produces MSHIVNIKTAGIPLNQAEKALIMIHGRGGSAQDILSLSQHLNVKEYALLAPQALNHTWYPFSFIAPVEQNEPWLSSALEMVEETVKAAVNAGITPENIYFFGFSQGACLTLEFLARNAQKFGGSAAIIGGVIGDKINRENYKGDFAGTPIFLGTSNPDFHVPVERVYATANILREMNAEITEKVYANFGHAINEEEIEIANSVIFK; this is translated from the coding sequence ATGAGTCATATTGTAAATATAAAAACAGCAGGAATACCGTTGAATCAGGCAGAGAAAGCTTTGATCATGATTCACGGGCGGGGAGGAAGCGCTCAGGATATTTTAAGTTTATCCCAACATTTGAATGTAAAAGAGTATGCACTGCTGGCTCCACAAGCATTGAATCACACTTGGTATCCTTTTTCATTTATAGCTCCGGTAGAACAAAATGAACCGTGGTTATCATCAGCCCTTGAAATGGTTGAAGAAACAGTAAAGGCGGCTGTCAATGCCGGTATTACACCTGAAAACATATACTTTTTCGGATTTTCACAGGGTGCTTGTCTTACTTTGGAGTTTTTAGCCCGCAATGCACAGAAATTTGGTGGTTCGGCAGCTATTATTGGCGGTGTGATCGGGGATAAGATCAATCGTGAAAATTATAAAGGCGACTTTGCCGGAACACCCATTTTCCTGGGAACCAGCAACCCGGATTTTCATGTTCCTGTAGAAAGAGTATATGCTACAGCCAATATTTTAAGAGAAATGAATGCGGAGATAACAGAGAAAGTATATGCCAATTTCGGACATGCCATTAACGAGGAAGAAATTGAAATAGCTAATTCCGTGATATTTAAATAA